One Coregonus clupeaformis isolate EN_2021a chromosome 21, ASM2061545v1, whole genome shotgun sequence DNA window includes the following coding sequences:
- the LOC121535718 gene encoding poly(U)-specific endoribonuclease-C, translated as MARSQGVNQELSEVLNQLWSRDTNRLRPGTDYTISLQGKAGYVAQHSNYARDMAKAPLFAYVNEGKLKSIKTYALFMRLLDNYEMSTGVSETVTSEELMENDLFLNALLETEVMKCAHRYLVSKGQSPSDQQQFKKQLYDIWFRLYHRDQSGGEDSCGFEHVFVGETKYGKEITGFHNWVQFYLQEKQNNVDYKGYKSQGNKNTQDEDDHILNLQFSWKGLVKPVGSSFIGVSPEFEVALFTILFLASTEKVTTAVVKVDEYLLEVVVYRHGRSIGTSYPKLLSSNNRDL; from the exons ATGGCACGGAG TCAAGGTGTGAACCAGGAGCTCTCTGAGGTTCTGAACCAGCTGTGGAGTCGGGATACAAACCGTCTCAGACCTGGGACCGACTACACCATCTCCCTACAG GGAAAAGCAGGTTACGTGGCACAGCATAGTAACTATgccagagacatggctaaggctCCTCTGTTCGCCTATGTCAACGAGGGCAAACTGAAAAGCATCAAGACCTACGCCC TGTTCATGCGTCTCCTGGACAACTATGAGATGTCTACAGGCGTGTCGGAGACCGTCACCTCTGAGGAACTGATGGAGAACGATCTCTTCCTCAATGCCCTTCTGGAGACAGAGGTCAtgaag tgtgcccACAGGTACCTGGTGAGTAAGGGCCAGTCCCCGTCAGACCAGCAGCAGTTCAAGAAACAGCTGTATGACATCTGGTTCAGACTCTATCATCGGGACCAGAGTGGAGG TGAGGACTCGTGTGGTTTTGAGCATGTGTTTGTTGGGGAGACTAAGTATGGGAAGGAGATCACGGGGTTCCACAACTGGGTTCAGTTCTATCTGCAGGAGAAGCAGAACAATGTGGACTACAAGGGTTACAAGTCCCAGGGCAACAAAAACACT CAAGATGAGGATGACCACATCCTGAACCTGCAGTTCAGCTGGAAGGGTCTGGTCAAGCCTGTGGGCAGCTCCTTCATCGGGGTCAGCCCAGAGTTCGAGGTCGCCCTCTTCACCATCCTCTTCCTCGCGTCCACTGAGAAG GTGACCACGGCCGTGGTGAAGGTGGATGAGTACCTGCTAGAGGTGGTGGTGTATCGCCACGGGCGCTCCATCGGAACCTCCTACCCCAAACTACTCAGCAGCAACAACAGGGACCTGTAG